A region from the Pseudomonas sp. P8_229 genome encodes:
- a CDS encoding ABC transporter permease subunit, which translates to MKRFGFSKFMLIFGLMFIYLPMLILVIYSFNASKLVTVWGGWSVKWYVGLLDNTQLMGSVVRSLEIACYTAIAAVALGTLAAFVLTRVTRFKGRTLFGGLVTAPLVMPEVITGLSLLLLFVAMAQLIGWPQERGIVTIWIAHTTFCAAYVAVVVSARLRELDLSIEEAAMDLGAKPFKVFFLITIPMIAPSLAAGGMMSFALSLDDLVLASFVSGPGSTTLPMEVFSAVRLGVKPEINAVASLILLAVSLVTFLVWYFGRKAEANRKRAIQEAMDQTANESWQQPAAATA; encoded by the coding sequence ATGAAACGCTTCGGTTTTTCCAAGTTCATGTTGATCTTCGGCCTGATGTTCATTTATCTGCCGATGCTGATCCTGGTGATCTACTCGTTCAACGCCTCCAAACTGGTGACGGTGTGGGGCGGCTGGTCGGTGAAGTGGTACGTCGGCCTGCTCGACAACACGCAACTGATGGGCTCGGTGGTGCGCTCGCTGGAAATCGCCTGCTACACCGCGATTGCTGCCGTTGCGCTGGGCACCCTCGCCGCTTTCGTTCTGACTCGGGTCACGCGCTTCAAGGGTCGCACGCTGTTCGGTGGTCTGGTGACCGCGCCGCTGGTGATGCCGGAAGTAATCACCGGTCTGTCGCTGTTGCTGCTGTTCGTGGCCATGGCGCAGTTGATCGGCTGGCCGCAGGAGCGTGGCATCGTCACCATCTGGATCGCCCACACCACGTTTTGTGCCGCCTATGTGGCGGTGGTAGTCTCCGCCCGCCTGCGTGAACTGGATCTGTCGATCGAAGAAGCCGCGATGGATCTGGGAGCCAAGCCGTTCAAGGTGTTTTTCCTGATCACCATTCCGATGATCGCGCCGTCGCTGGCAGCGGGCGGGATGATGTCGTTCGCCCTGTCGCTGGATGACCTGGTGCTGGCGAGCTTCGTTTCCGGCCCAGGCTCGACAACGTTGCCGATGGAAGTGTTCTCGGCGGTGCGTCTGGGTGTGAAGCCTGAGATCAACGCCGTGGCCAGCCTGATTCTGCTGGCGGTGTCGCTGGTGACCTTCCTGGTCTGGTACTTCGGCCGCAAAGCGGAAGCCAACCGCAAACGGGCGATTCAGGAAGCGATGGATCAGACGGCGAATGAGTCGTGGCAGCAGCCTGCAGCGGCGACTGCCTGA
- a CDS encoding ABC transporter permease subunit: protein MPSGRKLVIGIPFIWLFLFFMLPFFLVMKISFSEAALSIPPYTEIYTYAEQKFQLMLNIGNYTMLGEDELYLSAYLGSLKVAALSTLMCLVIGFPMAYAITKASKEAQNVLLLLIMMPTWTAILIRVYAWMGILSNNGLLNAFLMWTGLTDHPIEILNTNTAVYIGVVYAYLPFMVLPLYANLVKHDGSLLEAASDLGSSNFNNFWKITVPLAKNGIIAGCMLVFIPVVGEFVIPELLGGPETLMIGRVLWQEFFNNRDWPVASALAVVMLLILIVPILLFNRSQAKEMEARG from the coding sequence GTGCCCAGCGGGCGAAAACTCGTCATTGGCATCCCGTTCATCTGGCTGTTCCTGTTCTTCATGCTGCCGTTCTTCCTGGTGATGAAGATCAGTTTCTCGGAAGCTGCGCTGTCGATCCCGCCGTACACGGAGATCTACACCTACGCCGAACAGAAATTCCAGCTGATGCTCAACATCGGCAACTACACCATGCTCGGCGAAGACGAGTTGTACCTGTCGGCCTACCTCGGTTCGCTGAAGGTTGCAGCGCTGAGCACGCTGATGTGCCTGGTGATCGGTTTCCCGATGGCGTATGCGATCACCAAGGCGAGCAAGGAAGCGCAAAACGTCCTGCTGTTGTTGATCATGATGCCGACCTGGACCGCGATTCTGATCCGCGTTTACGCGTGGATGGGCATCCTCAGCAACAACGGTCTGCTCAACGCGTTTCTGATGTGGACGGGGCTCACCGATCACCCGATCGAGATCCTCAACACCAACACGGCCGTGTATATCGGCGTGGTCTACGCCTACCTGCCGTTCATGGTGCTGCCGCTGTACGCCAACCTCGTCAAGCACGATGGCAGCCTGCTGGAAGCCGCGTCGGACCTGGGCTCGAGCAACTTCAACAACTTCTGGAAAATCACCGTGCCGCTGGCCAAGAACGGGATCATCGCTGGCTGCATGCTGGTGTTCATTCCGGTGGTCGGTGAGTTCGTGATTCCGGAACTGCTGGGTGGCCCTGAGACGCTGATGATCGGTCGCGTGCTGTGGCAAGAGTTCTTCAATAACCGCGACTGGCCGGTGGCGTCTGCCCTGGCGGTGGTGATGCTGTTGATCCTGATTGTGCCGATTCTGCTGTTCAACCGCAGTCAGGCCAAAGAGATGGAGGCACGGGGATGA
- a CDS encoding polyamine ABC transporter substrate-binding protein: protein MKMFGRTLLTLSLMGAIATGVQANDKVLRVYNWSDYIAPDTVKKFEDETGIQVTYDVFDSNETLEARLLAGKSGYDIVVPSNSFLAKQIKAGVYQPLDKSKLSNWKNLNPVLLKNASASDPDNAHAFPYMWGSIGIGYNPDKVKEVLGANAPTNSWDLLFKPQNAEKLKACGISFLDSPTEMIPAALHYLGYPVNDKDKAHILEAEALFMKIRPYVAYFHSSKYISDLANGNICVAVGYSGDVLQAKARAVEAGNKVKIDYSIPKEGAGSFYDMVAIPRDAANVDNAYLFMNFLMRPDIIAEITNSNGYSNANSAATPLVDEAIRNDPGSYPSQAVMATLYAVPDQPIATQRIMTRGWTRVKLGK, encoded by the coding sequence ATGAAAATGTTTGGCAGGACTCTGCTGACACTGTCCTTAATGGGCGCAATCGCCACGGGCGTCCAGGCCAACGACAAGGTGCTGCGTGTTTACAACTGGTCCGATTACATCGCGCCGGACACCGTCAAGAAATTCGAAGACGAGACCGGCATCCAGGTGACCTACGACGTGTTCGACAGCAACGAGACCCTCGAGGCACGTTTGCTGGCGGGCAAATCCGGTTATGACATCGTCGTGCCGTCCAACAGTTTCCTGGCCAAGCAGATCAAGGCCGGGGTCTATCAGCCGCTGGACAAATCGAAGCTGTCGAACTGGAAGAACCTCAACCCGGTGCTGTTGAAAAACGCCTCCGCCAGTGATCCGGACAACGCCCACGCGTTCCCGTACATGTGGGGCTCGATCGGCATCGGCTACAACCCGGACAAGGTCAAGGAAGTGCTCGGCGCCAACGCCCCGACCAACTCCTGGGACCTGCTGTTCAAGCCGCAAAACGCTGAAAAGCTGAAAGCCTGCGGCATCAGTTTCCTCGACTCGCCGACCGAAATGATCCCGGCCGCCCTGCACTATCTGGGCTACCCGGTGAACGACAAGGACAAGGCGCACATCCTCGAAGCCGAAGCGCTGTTCATGAAGATCCGTCCGTACGTGGCGTACTTCCATTCCTCGAAGTACATCTCGGACCTGGCCAACGGCAACATCTGCGTGGCGGTCGGTTACTCCGGTGACGTGCTGCAGGCCAAGGCCCGCGCCGTGGAAGCCGGCAACAAGGTGAAGATCGACTACAGCATTCCGAAGGAAGGCGCCGGCAGTTTCTATGACATGGTCGCGATCCCGCGTGATGCCGCGAACGTCGACAACGCCTACCTGTTCATGAACTTCCTGATGCGCCCGGACATCATTGCCGAGATCACCAACAGCAACGGCTACAGCAACGCCAACTCGGCCGCCACGCCACTGGTGGACGAAGCGATCCGCAACGACCCGGGCTCGTACCCGTCGCAAGCGGTGATGGCAACGTTGTACGCGGTGCCGGATCAACCGATCGCCACGCAGCGGATCATGACCCGAGGCTGGACCCGGGTGAAGCTCGGCAAGTAA